GTAACCAAAAAACTTAGTGCAAAAAAACATACTTATTCTATAGCCCTAAAATTTATTCGCTAAGGACGTTTAAGTACTCGACCAATGACAAATAATAATGACTAAGCAAATAGCTATAGGACTTAGTTGTTTGTCGAAAAAGCGGTTAAAATTAAGTCTGTGGCATATTATATACGATTTATTCCTACTAAATTTGGTTATTAATAAAAACGCACTCACTCTTTTTCGTAAAAAACTTTATCAATCAATTACTTTGGAAACTACTGCTTCACTCAATCCTAATCGAGCACTTATTTTCAATGATATTCCGTTGAAAAAACTCCTTGCACGTCGGGGGGTATATCATACCTTGTTTTGGACTGTCATTTGTATTTATAATACGCTGTATTTAGGGTTTTTAAAAGACGATTACTCAGAAGCTTTCTTTGAATTTGCTGTTAAATTCCCTTTTTATTTGGGGCTTGTATACTGCAATATTTACTATTTTATTCCTAATTTTCTCCTCAAAGGGCGGTATATCCAGTACGTATTGTTGCTGACAGCTGCTACTTTTTTGGCTGTAGCATTTATCCAGACCCTCATTAATCACCTTATTTATATCAATTATTGCCCTGTTGGGTATCGTTCCGATGTGCTTTTCGACCCCAAGCCTACTGTTAAGCGTATGTTCGACATGGTATCTATTTTTGGGATGACAACAGGTATCAAATTGACTAAAGATTGGATTGGAAACCAGGAAAAAATTAAGGATTTAGAAAAACAAAATCTCAAAAATGAATTGGAGTTTTTGAAGTCGCAGATTCAGCCACACTTCTTTTTTAATACACTCAACAACTTATATTCTTTGACGCTCAAAAAGTCGGACCTTGCTCCTGAAGTAGTAGTAAAACTTTCAGACTTAATGAGCTATATGCTATATGAGTCTGATAGTCAGGAAACTACTTTGCGAAAAGAGGTAGAGCATATCAAGAATTATTTAGATTTGGAAAGTCTACGTTTTGGCAAACGTTTGCATCTTGATTTTCAGGTTTTGGGTGAAGTAGAGCAGAAAAAAATTCCACCATTATTGCTATTACCCTTTATTGAAAATGCTTTTAAGCATGGTACATCGCACGAAACAGGAGAAATACACCTGAAGATTGTGTTGCAAGTACAAGCCCAAAAGTTGTTGTTTGAGGTAGTGAACCCTCGTTTTGAAAACCAAAACCCTAGAAAAAAACACAAAGGATTAGGTCTGAAAAATGTAAAACGACGCTTAGACTTGCTTTATGGAAAACAGTACCATTTGGCGATTCAACCAACAGCCAAAGAATATGTGATTAGCCTAGAGCTTCCTTTTGAGGTAGGTGTTAGTAAATCAAAATAAGGCAATAGTGGTAAGCAGTTTACCCAATAATATACCAAAACTAATGAAAATATGAAGTTAAAAACGCTAATAGTTGATGATGAACCTTTGGCATTAGATGTTTTGGAAACATTTATTCAACGGGTTGACGGCTTAGAATTGGTGGGTCGTTGCGAAAATGGGATTCAAGCTTTTAATCTTTTGCAAAAAGGAGGTATCGACTTACTATTTCTAGATATAGAAATGCCTACTTTAGATGGGCTAGAGTTACTCAAAAGCCTTCATAATCCGCCCAAAGTGGTAATTACGACGGCTTATCGAGATTACGCTGTAGAGAGTTTTGAGCTAGACGTTGTTGACTATTTGGTAAAGCCTATTCCTTTTCAGCGATTTGTGAAGGCTGTCAATAAAGTTTTGCAAAAAAATGAAGAAATAGACCTTGTTTCAGAAGCCAATACTTTTAAGGCTGCACAGCCTATCGAAAAGCCCGAAGCTATGTTTATCAAGGTAGATAAGCGAATTGTAAAAGTCTATTTTGCAGATATTTTGTTTATAGAAAGTTTGAAAGATTATATCCGTGTACATACCGCTACTGAGTCGTATGTGACGTATCAAACTATGAATGGTATATGCGAAATTTTGCCACAAGATGCTTTTGCTCGTATTCATAAATCCTTTATTGTAGCGATTCATAAAGTAACGTCTATCGAGGCCAACGATTTGATAGTCAATAGTAGGTCGTTGCCAATTGGCAGAAGTTTTAGAGAAGAAATCTTAGAGAAAATATATCGAACAGGAGTACTTGCTGTAAAGTAAAAGTAGTATTGGTGTTCAAATAAACATGAGTTATCCCGAGTTTTAGGTAATATTAAAAACGCCCTATTTGTGTTTGTTGAGATTTATAAGGTCGTCAACATTGAAGAGGCTTATCAATTGCTCAAATGATAGAAAAATAGGGGTTATTCATGAAAAGGCGTTCGGAAAATTAATTTCGAACGCCTTTTGCATATTAAATGCCAGAGTAACACATCTTTAGCCGCAAAGCATCTTCAAAAATAAACACTCATTCACTAAATTTGGGATAACTCATATTTTATGGACAATAATCTTAGTAAGCTCTCGCAAAAATAACACGACGGCTCGACGGATTACCTGTATAAATACATTTTCCCTCTTCCTCCACGGCATCCAAAGGAATACAACGAATTGTAGCTTTGGTCAATTCCTTGATTTTCTCTTCTGTTTCAGGCGTACCATCCCAGTGAGCCGCAATAAAACCCGGTGTTTCGTCCAAAGTTTTTACAAAGTCATCCCAGCTATCAACCTGAAGTGTATTTTTAGTTTTAAATTCAAGAGCACGGTTATAGATATTCTCCTGGATTTCGTCGAGTAAGTTTTGAATAACCTCCACGATACCATCAATAGCATAAGTGTTTTTTACTTTGGTATCTCTTCGGGCAACTTCTACCGTTCCATTGGCCAAATCTCTTGCTCCAATCGCCAAGCGAACAGGCACCCCTTTTAGTTCGTATTCAGCAAATTTAAAACCAGGGGATTGCTTGTCGGAAGTGTCAAATTTGACAGACACACCAACTTTTTTCAAAGATTTTACAATAGGGTCAATTACTTCAGCAATAGCCGCTAGTTGCTCCGCTCCTTTGAAAATAGGTACAATTACAACCTGAATAGGAGCTAACTTTGGAGGTAATACCAACCCTTCATCATCAGAGTGAGCCATGATCAAAGCACCCATCAAGCGAGTAGAAACTCCCCACGAAGTACCCCAAACATATTCTTGCTGGTTTTCTTTATTTGAGAATTTTACGTCAAAAGCTTTGGCAAAGTTTTGTCCAAGGAAGTGCGATGTACCAGCTTGTAGAGCTTTACCATCTTGCATCATAGCCTCGATACAATAGGTGTCGTCGGCACCTGCAAAACGTTCGTTAGCTGTTTTTTTACCACGTACCACAGGCACAGCCATAAACTGTTCGGCAAAAGTAGCGTACACCTCCAGCATTTGTTCAGTTTCGGCAATAGCTTCATCTTTGGTAGCGTGTGCGGTGTGGCCTTCTTGCCAAAGGAACTCGGCAGTACGCAAGAAAAGGCGTGTACGCATTTCCCAACGCACCACATTGGCCCATTGGTTGATTAGTAAAGGAAGGTCACGGTGCGACTGAATCCAGTTTTTGTAGGTACTCCAAATAATAGCCTCACTAGTAGGGCGAACCACCAATTCCTCCTCGAGGCGAGCATTAGGGTCAACAATTAATTTACCTTTATTATCGGGGTCGTTTTTGAGGCGGTAGTGTGTTACTACGGCACATTCTTTGGCAAAACCCTCGGCATTTTTTTCTTCGGCTTCAAATAAACTTTTTGGCACAAAAAGCGGGAAATAAGCATTAGAATGACCAGTTTCTTTGAACATATCATCCAAAGCTCTTTGCATTTTTTCCCAGATAGAATAACCATAAGGTTTGATTACCATACAACCTCTTACGGCAGAATTTTCGGCTAAATCGGCACGCTTCACAAGTTCATTGTACCACTCAGAATAATTTTCGCTACGTTTTGGTAAGCCTTTGCTCATTTGTTTTTGTGAATTATTGGTTAATTGTTAATAGTGGACTTTTGCTAAAACAATCATCAATATTAGAATTATGTTAGAATATGGCCAAAATCAACTAAAAATATACAAAAGTAATAGGGGGAAACGTTTATAAAGTAGTCTTATTGTATGAATGCTCTAATAAAAGTAGTTATATGTCTCAATATCAATATTTTGGGTAATTGGAACATTCAAAGATTTAATTTTGTTAATGAAGTGTTAAATATCTTGCAAAGATAAGTTTTTGTAGTAAGTTTGTTATATGTTTTTTAGGCTAAGTTGGTTATTTTCTGCCACAATCACCATTATTGAAAAAATATAACCTACTGGCAAAGCTCCTACAACCAAAAATTCAAATGATTATGAACCTCCAACATTCTATTAAACTTTTATCGGCCACAGTGCTGATGAGTGCAGTTTGGGGATGTAGCACCTCGAATCAGGTGGGCAAAGTATCTTCTCAGAAAGAAGTGTATGATGACCTCTATGCTTCTGCAAGTGATGTTCGCCCTGCTACTTTAGGCGAGCGTGTTTATGGCGAAGAACGCTACAATGAGTATGCTTATAAAAATCCTGAGTATAGAAACAGCCAGTCGTCAAACAATGAAGGAACAGATGAGTATTATTCACAAAATTGGATAAACTCTCGTCAAGTATACCAAAATACTTCGCAAAACTATTACAGCCAAAATTATAACCCTTATAATTCATATAACTATGGAATGAACAATTGGTATGCCAACCCGTCTATTTCCTTTGGATTAGGATTTAGCCGTTGGAGTCCATTTGGGTATTCGTCTTTTGGTTATTATGACCCATTCTATGCTTACAGTTATGACCCTTGGGGCTGGTCGAGTAGCAGATGGATGTATGGTTATAATTCATGGGGCTACAGTCCGTACGGTTTTTATGACCCTTGGTCGTATCGTTATGGTTACGGGTATGGTTTTGGAAATACCTATTTTGTCAACAACAATTACGGTAGTGGTGTTACAGGTGCTGACAACAATGTTGTAAACAGGCCTCGTAGCCGTCAGGCATATTCAAATTCGGCATATAATAGCGATTTTAATAACTCAAGAGGCTCAGGTGGTACAAGAGGTAATAGAGTAGGCTCGGATATTACTAATAATAACGATTACTATTCTCGCCCAGCTAGAAGTGGCAACTCTTATAGCACAGGTACAAACAGTACTGGCACAAGAGGTAATAGTTACTCAAATGGCCGTAATAGCTCTTGGGACTGGTCGTCGGGCAATAGCAACAATAATCGTTCTACCAATTCTACTTCATCTTGGAGTAACTCT
The DNA window shown above is from Flectobacillus major DSM 103 and carries:
- the proS gene encoding proline--tRNA ligase, whose protein sequence is MSKGLPKRSENYSEWYNELVKRADLAENSAVRGCMVIKPYGYSIWEKMQRALDDMFKETGHSNAYFPLFVPKSLFEAEEKNAEGFAKECAVVTHYRLKNDPDNKGKLIVDPNARLEEELVVRPTSEAIIWSTYKNWIQSHRDLPLLINQWANVVRWEMRTRLFLRTAEFLWQEGHTAHATKDEAIAETEQMLEVYATFAEQFMAVPVVRGKKTANERFAGADDTYCIEAMMQDGKALQAGTSHFLGQNFAKAFDVKFSNKENQQEYVWGTSWGVSTRLMGALIMAHSDDEGLVLPPKLAPIQVVIVPIFKGAEQLAAIAEVIDPIVKSLKKVGVSVKFDTSDKQSPGFKFAEYELKGVPVRLAIGARDLANGTVEVARRDTKVKNTYAIDGIVEVIQNLLDEIQENIYNRALEFKTKNTLQVDSWDDFVKTLDETPGFIAAHWDGTPETEEKIKELTKATIRCIPLDAVEEEGKCIYTGNPSSRRVIFARAY
- a CDS encoding LytR/AlgR family response regulator transcription factor, producing MKLKTLIVDDEPLALDVLETFIQRVDGLELVGRCENGIQAFNLLQKGGIDLLFLDIEMPTLDGLELLKSLHNPPKVVITTAYRDYAVESFELDVVDYLVKPIPFQRFVKAVNKVLQKNEEIDLVSEANTFKAAQPIEKPEAMFIKVDKRIVKVYFADILFIESLKDYIRVHTATESYVTYQTMNGICEILPQDAFARIHKSFIVAIHKVTSIEANDLIVNSRSLPIGRSFREEILEKIYRTGVLAVK
- a CDS encoding sensor histidine kinase — translated: METTASLNPNRALIFNDIPLKKLLARRGVYHTLFWTVICIYNTLYLGFLKDDYSEAFFEFAVKFPFYLGLVYCNIYYFIPNFLLKGRYIQYVLLLTAATFLAVAFIQTLINHLIYINYCPVGYRSDVLFDPKPTVKRMFDMVSIFGMTTGIKLTKDWIGNQEKIKDLEKQNLKNELEFLKSQIQPHFFFNTLNNLYSLTLKKSDLAPEVVVKLSDLMSYMLYESDSQETTLRKEVEHIKNYLDLESLRFGKRLHLDFQVLGEVEQKKIPPLLLLPFIENAFKHGTSHETGEIHLKIVLQVQAQKLLFEVVNPRFENQNPRKKHKGLGLKNVKRRLDLLYGKQYHLAIQPTAKEYVISLELPFEVGVSKSK